A stretch of Cucumis sativus cultivar 9930 chromosome 2, Cucumber_9930_V3, whole genome shotgun sequence DNA encodes these proteins:
- the LOC101210026 gene encoding pectinesterase inhibitor 12: protein MAASYNRSTISSCSNFYLLMLLVVANMLWSSWGSEAALTLNLNLSLDLCKKADYPALCRSVVKGLVDPSTAMETSIKQLMVETKQAMSVAKRQKSSAMDVCIEVYDDAYSNLETCLSSLKSHDKGTLNINLSAALTDYVTCQDAIAEKGLSSPITRNNNLLSQMTTNCLYLSGLIRLH, encoded by the coding sequence atggcCGCTTCCTATAATAGATCAACAATTTCTTCATGCAGTAATTTCTACTTATTAATGTTGTTGGTGGTGGCCAATATGTTGTGGAGCAGCTGGGGATCAGAAGCAGCATTGACCTTGAATCTAAACCTTTCATTGGACCTTTGCAAGAAAGCAGACTACCCAGCATTGTGTCGGTCGGTGGTGAAAGGCCTGGTGGACCCATCGACCGCCATGGAAACCTCAATTAAGCAATTGATGGTTGAGACGAAGCAGGCGATGAGTGTGGCTAAAAGGCAGAAGTCGTCGGCCATGGATGTGTGCATAGAGGTTTACGATGACGCATATAGCAACCTGGAGACATGCCTTTCGAGTCTAAAATCTCACGACAAGGGAACCCTCAACATCAACCTCTCAGCGGCATTGACCGATTACGTCACCTGCCAAGATGCGATTGCGGAGAAAGGTTTAAGTTCTCCGATTACCCGAAACAATAACCTCCTCAGTCAAATGACCACCAATTGCTTGTATTTATCTGGTTTGATTCGTCTTcactga
- the LOC101208399 gene encoding uncharacterized protein LOC101208399, with protein MVPASFLWRKNTPHCDPSTLGHRLSMASALCFINITPTILIFVLLFSLLASTITPVHSLQQRPTNQTDFHPQQELNKLKMIRAHLDKINKPAIHTIQSPDGDIIDCVLSHHQPAFDHPKLQGQKPLDPPERPQGHKPPRTETESFQLWSTSGENCPEGTVPIRRTTEEDILRATSFQMFGRKVRKWVRRETSSDGHEHAVGYVTGEHYFGAKASINVWAPRVADQYEFSLSQMWVISGSFGDDLNTIEAGWQVSPELYGDNYPRFFTYWTSDAYQATGCYNLLCSGFVQTNNKIAIGAAISPTSSFEGGQFDISLLVWKDPKHGNWWLEFGSGVLVGYWPSFLFTHLQDHATMVQFGGEVVNSSPSGLHTTTEMGSGHFAGEGFGKASYFRNLQVVDWDNSLVPLSNLVVLADHPNCYDIEGGINTVWGNYFYYGGPGRNDRCP; from the exons ATGGTGCCCGCTTCATTTCTATGGAGGAAAAACACTCCCCATTGTGATCCATCAACACTTGGACACCGCCTGAGCATGGCCTCTGCTTTATGCTTCATCAACATCACTCCAACAATTCTCATTTTTGTGCTGCTTTTTTCCCTTCTTGCTTCCACAATAACTCCAGTGCACTCTTTGCAACAACGCCCCACAAATCAAACTGATTTCCATCCTCAACAGGAATTAAACAAGTTGAAGATGATAAGGGCTCATTTGGACAAGATCAACAAGCCTGCTATCCACACAATTCAG AGTCCTGATGGAGACATCATAGATTGTGTTTTATCTCACCACCAACCAGCATTTGACCATCCAAAGTTGCAAGGCCAAAAACCTTTG GATCCGCCAGAGAGACCACAAGGACATAAGCCGCCTAGGACGGAGACAGAGAGCTTCCAATTATGGAGTACGAGCGGGGAAAATTGTCCAGAAGGAACCGTGCCCATTAGAAGAACAACTGAGGAAGACATACTAAGAGCTACCTCTTTTCAGAtgtttggaagaaaagtaagaaaatggGTTAGGAGAGAAACAAGCAGCGATGGGCATGAG CACGCTGTGGGGTATGTTACCGGCGAACACTACTTCGGTGCAAAAGCAAGCATCAATGTGTGGGCACCTCGAGTCGCCGATCAATATGAATTCAGCTTATCGCAAATGTGGGTCATCTCCGGCTCCTTCGGTGACGACCTGAACACCATTGAAGCTGGTTGGCAG GTCAGTCCAGAACTGTATGGAGACAATTACCCAAGATTCTTTACCTACTGGACC TCGGATGCATACCAAGCAACCGGGTGTTACAATTTGCTATGCTCTGGGTTCGTTCagacaaataacaaaattgcaaTTGGAGCAGCAATTTCTCCGACGTCTTCATTTGAGGGTGGTCAATTCGACATCAGCTTGTTGGTTTGGAAG GATCCGAAGCATGGAAATTGGTGGCTGGAATTCGGGTCGGGGGTATTGGTGGGGTATTGGCCGTCGTTCTTGTTCACCCATTTACAAGACCATGCAACAATGGTGCAGTTCGGAGGAGAGGTGGTGAATTCAAGTCCGTCGGGATTGCACACGACGACAGAGATGGGGAGTGGGCATTTCGCGGGGGAGGGATTCGGAAAAGCATCATATTTTCGGAACCTGCAAGTGGTGGATTGGGATAACAGCTTGGTTCCATTATCAAACCTGGTGGTTTTGGCGGATCATCCCAACTGTTATGACATTGAAGGTGGGATCAACACCGTTTGGGGTAACTACTTTTACTACGGAGGACCTGGACGAAACGACAGGTGTCCTTAA